A region of Plantactinospora sp. BC1 DNA encodes the following proteins:
- the cbiQ gene encoding cobalt ECF transporter T component CbiQ, whose amino-acid sequence MGAGHAHVLYRERTSAVHRLPPEVKIVAMVVFTLAVVATPREAFWAFGGYLALVLLVAGVSRVGLRWLASRSLIELPFVVFAFALPFLGTGERVNWLGLELSVDGLYGGWNILAKGTLGVLASLLLAGTTTMRDLILGLDRLHCPQILTQIATFMLRYLDVLVGEARRMRVARISRGDDPRFLWQLRGFGAGVGALFLRAFERGERVYLAMVSRGYQGRMPAAWLGTGAASTRHWLVAATVPLAATGIAAAAVVLR is encoded by the coding sequence ATGGGAGCCGGGCACGCGCACGTGCTCTACCGGGAGCGGACGTCGGCCGTGCACCGGCTGCCACCCGAGGTCAAGATCGTGGCGATGGTGGTCTTCACCCTCGCCGTCGTCGCGACTCCCCGGGAGGCGTTCTGGGCGTTCGGCGGCTATCTCGCGCTCGTACTGCTGGTCGCCGGAGTGTCCCGGGTCGGGCTGCGCTGGCTGGCCAGCCGGTCGCTGATCGAGCTGCCGTTCGTGGTGTTCGCGTTCGCGCTGCCGTTCCTCGGCACCGGGGAGCGGGTGAACTGGCTGGGGCTGGAGCTCTCCGTCGACGGGCTCTACGGCGGCTGGAACATCCTGGCCAAGGGCACCCTCGGGGTGCTCGCCTCGCTGCTGCTCGCCGGCACCACCACGATGCGGGACCTGATCCTCGGGCTGGACCGGCTGCACTGCCCGCAGATCCTCACCCAGATCGCCACCTTCATGCTGCGCTACCTGGACGTACTGGTCGGCGAGGCGCGGCGGATGCGGGTCGCCCGGATCTCCCGGGGTGACGACCCCCGGTTCCTCTGGCAGTTGCGCGGCTTCGGCGCGGGGGTGGGCGCACTCTTCCTGCGCGCCTTCGAGCGGGGCGAGCGGGTCTATCTGGCGATGGTCTCCCGGGGCTACCAGGGGCGGATGCCGGCCGCCTGGCTCGGCACGGGTGCGGCCAGCACCCGGCACTGGCTGGTCGCGGCGACGGTGCCGCTCGCCGCGACCGGCATCGCCGCCGCCGCGGTCGTGCTGCGATGA
- a CDS encoding PDGLE domain-containing protein, which translates to MTTGGTRISKRSGAFILGGLLVALLLAGVVSNFASAHPDGLDSSLREGCTFDADDNITGGSCPAQEAEEHELADSPLADYGVRGIDNTFLSTGLSGVLGVLITFAVGGGLFWLTRRRPTAAPAAATAAGAGTGSGTPAPRGTGTPAPRGGDGSTVTPAAGRTGTDGTE; encoded by the coding sequence ATGACGACCGGAGGCACCCGGATCTCGAAGCGCTCCGGCGCGTTCATCCTCGGCGGCCTGCTGGTCGCGCTCCTCCTCGCCGGGGTGGTCAGCAACTTCGCCTCGGCCCACCCGGACGGGCTCGACTCGTCGCTGCGCGAGGGCTGCACCTTCGACGCGGACGACAACATCACCGGCGGCAGTTGTCCCGCCCAGGAGGCCGAGGAGCACGAGCTGGCCGACTCGCCGCTGGCCGACTACGGGGTCCGGGGCATCGACAACACGTTCCTCTCCACCGGGCTCTCCGGGGTGCTCGGGGTGCTGATCACCTTCGCCGTCGGCGGTGGCCTGTTCTGGCTGACCCGGCGCCGCCCGACCGCCGCCCCGGCGGCAGCCACCGCCGCCGGAGCGGGCACCGGGAGCGGTACGCCGGCACCGCGCGGCACGGGTACCCCGGCACCGCGCGGCGGCGACGGGTCGACCGTGACTCCCGCCGCCGGTCGGACCGGTACCGACGGCACCGAGTAG
- a CDS encoding energy-coupling factor ABC transporter permease: MDSLAMHISNGIINGPVAAAFGALALAALALCVLRGRQDLDDRLAPMAGLVAAFIFAVQMLNFPIFTGAVSGHLLGGALAAVLVGPWVGALCVAVVLIVQSLIFGDGGVAMLGLNITNMALIGVAVAYLLIALLLRILPRTVTGLGVTAFVASVLSVLVASQGFVLQYWLGGTTDVGSSLGGLAGTMAGVHLLIGVGEGLITATTVVTVAKVRPDLVYALRSLRPLPTADHLPLTGGTR, translated from the coding sequence GTGGACAGCCTGGCAATGCACATCTCGAACGGAATCATCAACGGTCCCGTGGCGGCGGCGTTCGGGGCGCTGGCCCTGGCGGCGCTCGCGCTGTGCGTGCTCCGCGGTCGGCAGGACCTCGACGACCGGCTCGCCCCGATGGCCGGGCTGGTCGCCGCGTTCATCTTCGCCGTCCAGATGCTCAACTTTCCGATCTTCACCGGCGCGGTCAGCGGCCACCTGCTCGGCGGGGCACTCGCCGCCGTCCTGGTCGGACCCTGGGTCGGGGCGCTCTGCGTGGCGGTGGTGCTGATCGTCCAGTCGCTGATCTTCGGCGACGGCGGGGTGGCGATGCTCGGCCTCAACATCACCAACATGGCGCTGATCGGTGTCGCGGTCGCGTACCTGCTGATCGCGCTCCTGCTGCGGATCCTCCCCCGTACCGTGACCGGACTGGGCGTGACCGCGTTCGTCGCCTCGGTGCTGAGCGTGCTGGTCGCCTCGCAGGGCTTCGTCCTCCAGTACTGGCTCGGCGGCACCACCGACGTCGGCAGCAGCCTCGGCGGGCTGGCCGGCACGATGGCCGGGGTGCACCTGCTGATCGGCGTCGGCGAGGGTCTGATCACCGCGACCACAGTGGTCACCGTGGCGAAGGTCCGGCCCGACCTGGTCTACGCGCTGCGCTCGCTGCGTCCGCTCCCGACCGCCGACCACCTGCCGCTGACCGGAGGTACCCGATGA
- the bcp gene encoding thioredoxin-dependent thiol peroxidase, with the protein MTSPIRLAPGDAAPDFALPTDTGETLSLKELRGRKVVLYAYPRAMTPGCTTQACDFRDSLASLQAAGYEVVGISPDTPAELAKFRERDAITFPLVSDRDREVLVAYGAYGEKQSYGRTITGVIRSTFVIDEEGRIERALYNVKATGHVAKLRRDLGLD; encoded by the coding sequence ATGACCTCGCCGATCCGCCTCGCCCCCGGGGACGCCGCGCCCGACTTCGCGCTGCCCACCGACACCGGAGAGACGCTCTCGCTCAAGGAACTGCGTGGCCGCAAGGTGGTGCTCTACGCCTACCCGAGGGCGATGACCCCGGGCTGCACCACGCAGGCCTGCGACTTCCGGGACTCGCTCGCCTCCCTCCAGGCCGCCGGCTACGAGGTGGTGGGCATCTCACCGGACACCCCCGCCGAGCTGGCGAAGTTCCGGGAGCGGGACGCCATCACCTTCCCGCTGGTCTCCGACCGGGACAGGGAGGTGCTCGTCGCGTACGGGGCGTACGGCGAGAAGCAGTCGTACGGGCGGACGATCACCGGCGTGATCCGGTCGACCTTCGTCATCGACGAGGAGGGCCGGATCGAGCGGGCGCTCTACAACGTCAAGGCCACCGGGCACGTCGCCAAACTCCGCCGGGACCTCGGCCTGGACTGA
- a CDS encoding GNAT family N-acetyltransferase: protein MGIRFVLDPPPTPDLRDEIVRLWTAVTNAGGAVGFVGPVSEDDVRPFALATLGAAAEGPDQLLVGYRGDELVALLFLTDNRFHLKAHWCVLKRVMVHPDHQGYGYGQALLREAEQVARNAGWEALHLTVRDGRGVEEFYRRLGYREVGRLPGALRVGPGDDRDEIQMWLPLD, encoded by the coding sequence GTGGGCATCCGTTTCGTACTCGATCCGCCGCCGACCCCCGACCTGCGCGACGAGATAGTCCGACTCTGGACGGCGGTGACCAACGCCGGCGGGGCGGTCGGCTTCGTCGGCCCGGTCTCCGAGGACGACGTCCGGCCGTTCGCGCTGGCCACCCTCGGGGCGGCGGCCGAGGGGCCGGACCAGCTGCTCGTCGGCTACCGGGGCGACGAGTTGGTCGCGCTGCTCTTCCTCACCGACAACCGGTTCCACCTCAAGGCGCACTGGTGCGTGCTGAAGCGGGTGATGGTGCACCCCGACCACCAGGGGTACGGCTACGGCCAGGCCCTGCTGCGCGAGGCCGAGCAGGTGGCCCGGAACGCGGGCTGGGAGGCGCTGCACCTGACCGTCCGGGACGGCCGGGGCGTGGAGGAGTTCTACCGGCGGCTCGGCTACCGGGAGGTCGGCCGGCTGCCCGGGGCGCTCCGGGTCGGGCCGGGCGACGACCGCGACGAGATCCAGATGTGGCTGCCGCTGGACTGA
- a CDS encoding expansin EXLX1 family cellulose-binding protein, whose translation MIEPELPDNPNGTDRTATGPAGIAGAAVPPGGDPAPPARPVRRRMSRRWLAGWSAALLAAVLGLVLVWQFSDSAACAAALAAPPLDRAAPPSGATVYKGKASHYDGGSSGGNCSLPGPPANRLYAALGSSQYAGSAACGSFLDVTGPKGTVRVMVLDRCAGCTNNKIDLSRQAFAKIADLSAGIVPVRYRAVVDPPLPGPLTFRLKSGVSRYWFAVQVGNHGNPVKSVAVQRAGSSWRAAKRGSDNYWVIDGGMGPGPYSIRVVDVYGHEAVGTGIRLAPRQVQRSTVRMYPATPAAAGSASPSAPPAPASPAPTASPTPAPGTPTGADPAGQAVAGAAGGPAPVACG comes from the coding sequence ATGATCGAGCCGGAGCTTCCCGACAATCCGAACGGTACGGACCGGACCGCCACCGGCCCCGCCGGAATCGCCGGAGCCGCCGTGCCGCCCGGCGGCGATCCCGCTCCGCCCGCTCGGCCGGTCCGGCGGAGGATGTCCCGGCGCTGGCTGGCCGGCTGGTCCGCCGCGCTGCTCGCCGCCGTCCTCGGGCTGGTGCTCGTCTGGCAGTTCTCCGACTCGGCCGCCTGTGCCGCCGCGCTGGCCGCGCCGCCGCTGGACCGTGCGGCGCCGCCGTCCGGCGCGACGGTCTACAAGGGAAAGGCGTCGCACTACGACGGGGGCAGCTCGGGCGGCAACTGCTCGCTGCCCGGCCCGCCGGCCAACCGGCTCTACGCGGCGCTCGGCTCCAGCCAGTACGCCGGCTCGGCCGCCTGCGGCAGCTTCCTCGACGTCACCGGCCCGAAGGGCACCGTCCGGGTGATGGTGCTGGACCGCTGCGCGGGCTGCACCAACAACAAGATCGACCTGTCCAGGCAGGCGTTCGCGAAGATCGCCGACCTCTCCGCAGGCATCGTCCCGGTGCGTTACCGGGCGGTGGTCGACCCGCCGCTGCCCGGCCCGCTCACCTTCCGGCTCAAGAGCGGCGTGTCGCGATACTGGTTCGCCGTGCAGGTGGGCAACCACGGGAACCCGGTGAAGTCGGTCGCGGTGCAGCGCGCCGGGTCGAGTTGGCGGGCGGCGAAGCGCGGCTCCGACAACTACTGGGTGATCGACGGCGGAATGGGCCCGGGGCCGTACTCGATCCGGGTGGTCGACGTCTACGGCCACGAGGCGGTCGGCACCGGAATCCGGCTGGCACCCCGACAGGTGCAGCGCAGCACGGTACGGATGTACCCGGCCACCCCGGCCGCTGCCGGCTCGGCGAGCCCGTCGGCCCCGCCCGCCCCCGCCAGCCCCGCCCCGACCGCGTCGCCGACGCCCGCCCCGGGTACGCCGACCGGTGCCGACCCGGCCGGACAGGCGGTGGCCGGCGCTGCCGGCGGTCCGGCACCGGTCGCCTGCGGCTGA
- a CDS encoding MOSC domain-containing protein, with the protein MRLVSVHTYPVKGCYRRDHDAARVEPWGLAGDRRWMIVGDDGTAVTQRQVTGLVAIRPELRPGGLLLRAAGRPALEVAEPTDGEPIAVRVFSNMPVVPARRAESAADDWLSRLLDRKVRLVWLGDPTVRPIPDADLVDPADRVSFADGYPLLLANRASLDALNESLLESGNAEAPLPMNRFRPNVVVGGTDPWAEDGWTGRRLRIGPVTFLVAKPCGRCLVTTTDQETGVRGREPLRTLAKYRRINRQLVFGQNLVPVSAPGPDGLVGTLTVGDPVELAS; encoded by the coding sequence ATGCGGCTGGTCTCCGTGCACACGTACCCGGTCAAGGGCTGTTACCGGCGCGACCACGACGCGGCCCGGGTCGAGCCGTGGGGCCTGGCCGGCGACCGACGCTGGATGATCGTGGGCGACGACGGCACCGCGGTCACCCAGCGCCAGGTGACCGGGCTGGTCGCCATCCGCCCGGAACTCCGCCCCGGCGGCCTGCTGCTGCGCGCCGCCGGCCGGCCCGCCCTGGAGGTCGCCGAGCCGACCGACGGCGAGCCGATCGCCGTACGCGTCTTCTCGAACATGCCGGTCGTGCCGGCCCGGCGGGCGGAGTCGGCGGCCGACGACTGGCTCTCCCGGCTGCTCGACCGCAAGGTCCGGCTGGTCTGGCTCGGCGATCCGACGGTACGCCCGATCCCGGACGCCGACCTGGTCGATCCGGCCGACCGGGTCAGCTTCGCCGACGGCTACCCGCTGCTGCTGGCCAACCGCGCCTCGCTGGACGCACTCAACGAGTCCCTGCTCGAATCCGGCAACGCCGAGGCGCCGCTGCCGATGAACCGGTTCCGCCCCAACGTGGTGGTCGGCGGCACCGACCCGTGGGCCGAGGACGGCTGGACCGGCCGCCGGCTGCGGATCGGCCCGGTGACGTTCCTGGTGGCCAAGCCCTGCGGCCGCTGCCTGGTCACCACCACCGACCAGGAGACCGGGGTACGCGGCCGGGAACCGTTGCGCACCCTGGCGAAGTACCGCCGGATCAACCGGCAGTTGGTCTTCGGCCAGAACCTGGTCCCGGTCTCGGCACCCGGCCCGGACGGGTTGGTCGGCACGCTGACCGTCGGCGACCCGGTGGAACTGGCGAGCTGA
- a CDS encoding class I SAM-dependent methyltransferase translates to MRVARHDARVISVSARWLLTSREHHNYTYDLTKLSREHLAWFVSVTCDVPVKQVRTYLTEIEQDEPLRQHIQRATAAADRRGLADRRVRYARRIGWYAIVRATRPRHIVETGVDKGLGTCVLASALLRNAADGEPGRVTSLDINPEAGYLARAEPWASVVDLVIGDSLASIRALDRPVDLFLHDSNHSTGHERREFQAVSAKLAPGARLLTDNVTVTNVLAEHAEKTGRRFLAYRETPAQHWYPGDGIGIAW, encoded by the coding sequence ATGCGGGTGGCCAGGCACGACGCCCGGGTGATCAGCGTCTCGGCCAGGTGGCTGCTCACCTCCCGCGAGCACCACAACTACACCTACGACCTGACCAAGCTCAGCCGGGAACACCTCGCCTGGTTCGTCAGCGTGACCTGTGACGTGCCGGTCAAGCAGGTGCGGACGTACCTCACCGAGATCGAACAGGACGAGCCGCTGCGGCAGCACATCCAGCGGGCCACCGCCGCCGCGGACCGGCGCGGCCTGGCCGACCGGCGCGTCCGGTACGCCCGCCGGATCGGCTGGTACGCGATCGTCCGGGCCACCCGACCGAGGCACATCGTCGAGACCGGGGTCGACAAGGGGCTCGGCACCTGCGTGCTCGCCTCGGCCCTGCTGCGCAACGCCGCCGACGGCGAGCCCGGCCGGGTCACCTCGCTGGACATCAACCCGGAGGCCGGTTACCTGGCCAGGGCCGAGCCGTGGGCCAGCGTGGTCGACCTGGTGATCGGCGACTCGCTCGCCTCGATCAGGGCCCTGGACCGCCCGGTCGACCTCTTCCTGCACGACAGCAACCACAGCACCGGGCACGAACGCCGGGAGTTCCAGGCCGTCTCCGCGAAGCTGGCCCCCGGGGCCCGGCTGCTCACCGACAACGTCACGGTCACCAACGTGCTCGCCGAACACGCCGAGAAGACCGGCCGCCGGTTCCTCGCCTACCGGGAGACCCCGGCCCAGCACTGGTACCCGGGCGACGGGATCGGCATCGCCTGGTAG
- a CDS encoding MurR/RpiR family transcriptional regulator, translating to MNDSAVIGASPTDRVLDLFQGIRLTPTQRRIAHSLVQHAASAAYLSAAEVAELAKVSQPSVTRFAMALGYDGYPALRRRLREIAAVGTGRLDPGVPAGNEAQRAIRAEADNLDRLAEQLADRDAVTAAGTLLAGSRPLVVLGLRAAAPLAGYFAYFAAKVHPDVRVLDSGGTLLTDRLEQARAAGAGALLGIVLPRYPRESLEALREARAAGMSVVVITDSAVSPAAEYADIVLPAAVGAQLVFDLHTAPMALSMVLLQAICDAAPADAQRRLEEFEQSAARRQLFVG from the coding sequence GTGAATGACAGTGCTGTCATCGGGGCGTCGCCGACGGACCGCGTGCTCGACCTCTTCCAGGGCATCCGGCTCACCCCGACGCAGCGCCGGATCGCGCACAGCCTGGTCCAGCACGCCGCCTCCGCCGCCTATCTCTCCGCAGCCGAGGTCGCCGAGCTGGCCAAGGTCAGCCAGCCCTCGGTGACCCGGTTCGCCATGGCGCTGGGCTACGACGGCTATCCGGCGCTGCGCCGCCGGCTCCGGGAGATCGCCGCCGTCGGCACCGGCCGGCTCGATCCCGGAGTCCCGGCCGGCAACGAGGCGCAGCGGGCGATCCGCGCCGAGGCCGACAACCTGGACCGGCTCGCCGAACAGCTCGCCGACCGGGACGCGGTGACCGCCGCCGGTACGCTGCTGGCCGGCAGCCGCCCGCTGGTCGTACTCGGGCTGCGCGCCGCCGCCCCGCTCGCCGGCTACTTCGCGTACTTCGCGGCGAAGGTGCATCCGGACGTACGGGTCCTCGACTCCGGCGGGACGCTGCTCACCGACCGGCTGGAGCAGGCGCGGGCGGCCGGGGCGGGGGCACTGCTCGGCATCGTGCTGCCCCGCTACCCCCGGGAGTCGCTGGAGGCGCTCCGGGAGGCCCGCGCGGCCGGGATGTCGGTGGTGGTGATCACCGACTCGGCGGTCAGCCCGGCCGCCGAGTACGCCGACATCGTGCTGCCGGCCGCGGTCGGCGCCCAGCTCGTCTTCGACCTGCACACCGCCCCGATGGCGCTGTCGATGGTGTTGCTCCAGGCGATCTGCGACGCCGCACCCGCCGACGCGCAGCGCCGGCTGGAGGAGTTCGAGCAGTCCGCCGCCCGCCGCCAGTTGTTCGTCGGATAG
- the hutU gene encoding urocanate hydratase, producing MPEPIRAARGTTRTAVGWPQEAALRMLMNNLDPEVAERPDDLVVYGGTGRAARDWPSYHALVRTLGSLADDETMLVQSGRPVGVLRTHEWAPRVLIANSNLVGDWANWPEFRRLEELGLTMYGQMTAGSWIYIGTQGILQGTYETFAAVATKRFGGSLAGTLTLTAGCGGMGGAQPLAVTMNGGACLVVDVDPERLARRVATRYLDTVAGSLDEAVDQVLAAKRERRALSVGVVGNAATVFPELLRRGVEIDVVTDQTSAHDPLSYVPDGVELADAAELARTKPAEYTERARAAMVKHVAAMVGFLDGGAEVFDYGNSIRGEAQLGGYDRAFAFPGFVPAYIRPLFSEGRGPFRWAALSGDPADIAATDRAVLDLFPENESLARWIRLAGERVAFQGLPARICWLGHGERDRAGVRFNEMVASGELTAPVVIGRDHLDAGSVASPYRETEAMADGSDAIADWPLLNALVNTASGASWVSIHHGGGVGIGRSIHAGQVCVADGSPLAGQKIERVLRNDPAMGVLRHVDAGYPEAAAAAARGDLRIPMAEG from the coding sequence ATGCCCGAGCCGATCCGCGCCGCCCGCGGCACCACCCGGACCGCCGTCGGGTGGCCGCAGGAGGCGGCGCTGCGGATGCTGATGAACAACCTCGACCCGGAGGTGGCCGAACGCCCCGACGACCTGGTCGTCTACGGCGGGACCGGCCGGGCGGCCCGGGACTGGCCGTCGTACCACGCGCTGGTCCGGACGCTCGGCTCGCTCGCCGACGACGAGACCATGCTGGTGCAGTCGGGCCGGCCGGTCGGGGTGCTCCGGACCCACGAGTGGGCGCCCCGGGTGCTGATCGCCAACTCGAACCTGGTCGGCGACTGGGCGAACTGGCCCGAGTTCCGCCGCCTCGAAGAGCTCGGCCTGACCATGTACGGCCAGATGACCGCCGGCTCCTGGATCTACATCGGCACCCAGGGCATCCTCCAGGGCACCTACGAGACCTTCGCCGCCGTGGCGACCAAGCGGTTCGGGGGCTCGCTGGCCGGCACCCTGACCCTGACCGCCGGCTGTGGCGGGATGGGCGGCGCGCAGCCGCTCGCGGTCACCATGAACGGCGGTGCCTGCCTGGTCGTCGACGTCGACCCGGAGCGGCTGGCCCGCCGGGTCGCCACCCGCTATCTCGACACGGTGGCCGGCTCGCTCGACGAGGCGGTCGACCAGGTGCTCGCCGCCAAGCGGGAGCGGCGGGCGCTCTCGGTCGGGGTGGTCGGCAACGCCGCGACCGTCTTCCCCGAGCTGCTCCGCCGGGGCGTCGAGATCGACGTCGTCACCGACCAGACCAGCGCGCACGACCCGCTCTCGTACGTCCCGGACGGGGTGGAGCTGGCCGACGCCGCCGAACTGGCCCGGACGAAGCCGGCCGAGTACACCGAGCGGGCCCGGGCCGCCATGGTCAAACACGTCGCCGCGATGGTCGGCTTCCTCGACGGCGGTGCCGAGGTCTTCGACTACGGCAACTCGATCCGGGGCGAGGCACAGCTCGGCGGGTACGACCGGGCGTTCGCGTTCCCCGGCTTCGTGCCGGCGTACATCCGGCCGCTCTTCAGCGAGGGCAGGGGGCCGTTCCGCTGGGCGGCGCTCAGCGGCGACCCGGCCGACATCGCCGCCACCGACCGGGCGGTGCTCGACCTCTTCCCCGAGAACGAGTCGCTGGCCCGGTGGATCCGGCTGGCCGGCGAGCGGGTCGCCTTCCAGGGCCTGCCGGCCCGGATCTGCTGGCTCGGCCACGGCGAGCGGGACCGGGCCGGGGTCCGGTTCAACGAGATGGTCGCCAGCGGCGAGCTGACCGCCCCGGTGGTGATCGGCCGGGACCACCTGGACGCCGGCTCGGTCGCCTCCCCCTACCGGGAGACCGAGGCGATGGCCGACGGCTCCGACGCGATCGCCGACTGGCCGCTGCTGAACGCGCTGGTCAACACCGCCAGCGGGGCCTCCTGGGTGAGCATCCACCACGGCGGCGGGGTCGGCATCGGCCGATCCATCCACGCCGGGCAGGTCTGCGTCGCCGACGGCAGCCCGCTGGCCGGGCAGAAGATCGAGCGGGTGTTGCGCAACGACCCGGCGATGGGCGTACTCCGGCACGTCGACGCCGGCTATCCGGAGGCGGCTGCGGCCGCCGCCCGGGGCGATCTGCGCATCCCGATGGCCGAAGGGTAG
- a CDS encoding allantoate amidohydrolase — protein sequence MTSNPFPVHTWFPRLWAEIAPIGRDPGTGGYLRYGFTEPVRELERWFRGVAEADGAHAVEPDGNGNLIAWYGPPPERGDAVLLGSHFDSVPYGGGYDGPLGIVSALLAVRALRHEGREFRRPVGVVAFAEEEGSRFGVPCLGSRLLTGALDPARAAALTDSAGVSLAEAMGGRPAGARPELLGRIGAFVELHVEQGRALVDLGAPVGVASGIWPHGRWRLDFDGEANHAGTTRMADRRDPMLTYAFAVLAANKEARLRGAHATIGRVEVEPNATNAIPARVRGWLDARAADAGTLEALVEGVRAKAADRASRDGTSLTVTRESLSPPVEFDGGLVKAFRLAEGVPVLPTAAGHDAGILAEHVPTAMLFVRNPTGVSHSPAEAAEDDDCAEGVRRLADLLAQLAAG from the coding sequence TTGACGTCGAACCCGTTCCCCGTGCACACCTGGTTTCCCCGGCTCTGGGCGGAGATCGCCCCGATCGGCCGCGACCCGGGCACCGGCGGCTACCTCCGGTACGGCTTCACCGAGCCGGTACGCGAGCTGGAGCGGTGGTTCCGCGGCGTCGCCGAGGCCGACGGGGCGCACGCGGTCGAGCCGGACGGCAACGGCAACCTGATCGCCTGGTACGGGCCGCCGCCCGAGCGGGGCGACGCCGTCCTGCTCGGCAGCCACTTCGACTCCGTCCCGTACGGCGGTGGCTACGACGGCCCGCTCGGCATCGTCAGCGCCCTGCTGGCGGTCCGGGCACTCCGACACGAGGGCCGGGAGTTCCGCCGGCCGGTCGGGGTGGTGGCGTTCGCCGAGGAGGAGGGGTCGCGGTTCGGCGTACCCTGTCTCGGCTCCCGGCTGCTCACCGGGGCGCTCGACCCGGCGCGGGCGGCGGCGCTGACCGACTCCGCCGGGGTCAGCCTGGCCGAGGCGATGGGCGGCCGGCCGGCGGGGGCCCGGCCGGAGCTGCTGGGCCGGATCGGCGCCTTCGTCGAGCTGCACGTCGAGCAGGGCCGGGCGCTGGTCGACCTCGGCGCGCCGGTCGGGGTGGCCAGCGGGATCTGGCCGCACGGCCGCTGGCGGCTCGACTTCGACGGCGAGGCCAACCACGCCGGCACCACCCGGATGGCGGACCGGCGCGACCCGATGCTCACCTACGCCTTCGCGGTGCTGGCCGCCAACAAGGAGGCCCGGCTGCGCGGCGCGCACGCCACGATCGGCCGGGTCGAGGTGGAGCCGAACGCCACCAACGCGATCCCGGCCCGGGTCCGCGGCTGGCTGGACGCCCGGGCCGCCGACGCCGGCACCCTGGAGGCACTGGTCGAGGGGGTACGCGCCAAGGCCGCCGACCGGGCCAGCCGGGACGGTACGAGCCTGACGGTCACCCGGGAGTCGCTCAGCCCGCCGGTCGAGTTCGACGGCGGACTGGTCAAGGCGTTCCGGCTCGCCGAGGGCGTACCGGTGCTGCCGACCGCCGCCGGGCACGACGCCGGAATCCTGGCCGAGCACGTGCCGACCGCGATGCTCTTCGTGCGGAACCCGACCGGGGTGTCGCACTCCCCCGCCGAGGCGGCCGAGGACGACGACTGCGCCGAGGGCGTACGCCGGCTGGCCGACCTGCTCGCCCAGCTGGCCGCCGGATGA